A genome region from Arthrobacter agilis includes the following:
- a CDS encoding GNAT family N-acetyltransferase yields the protein MTTPDRTGQHSDRSGAAETEAPPLPAALRWRPLSYADIDAWLLLIRRIAAEDEPDWVEQRADLEQALRASKNDPRRDTIVGSDDAGVPRAFGRLSMNSGSSLVHGAGGVDPAWRGRGIGRAVLAWQAWRALGRLRETGRTEGIFRNYVEERNPSHLALLTASGSTIVRYFTEMTRPLAQPIPELPFPAELELVSFADGADRNIVELVRLAHNDAFQDHWGSEPRDQESWQFTVSHPEFRTDWSLALFDPARGEVAAYQLASYDPDSRQLLGHSEGYTDLLGVRRSWRGRGLAPALLAEAMKRYRAAGMENAGLGVDTENPSGALGLYERMGYVPTQRAIVFDLPLTVPAD from the coding sequence ATGACCACCCCCGATCGGACCGGACAGCATTCTGACAGGAGCGGCGCGGCGGAGACCGAGGCACCGCCACTGCCCGCCGCCCTCCGGTGGCGGCCCCTCAGCTACGCGGACATCGATGCCTGGCTCCTGCTGATCCGGCGTATCGCGGCCGAGGACGAACCCGACTGGGTGGAGCAGCGAGCCGACCTCGAGCAGGCGCTGCGTGCCTCGAAGAACGACCCGCGCCGGGACACGATCGTCGGGTCCGACGACGCGGGGGTCCCCCGTGCCTTCGGGCGGCTGTCCATGAATTCCGGGTCCTCGCTCGTCCACGGGGCCGGCGGTGTCGACCCTGCATGGCGTGGCCGCGGGATCGGGCGGGCGGTCCTCGCCTGGCAGGCCTGGCGGGCACTCGGGCGGCTGCGGGAGACCGGCCGGACCGAAGGGATCTTCAGGAACTACGTGGAGGAACGCAATCCCTCGCACCTGGCCCTGCTGACGGCGAGCGGCAGCACGATCGTCCGGTACTTCACCGAGATGACGAGGCCGCTGGCACAGCCGATCCCCGAGCTGCCCTTCCCGGCCGAGCTGGAGCTGGTGAGTTTCGCCGACGGCGCCGACCGGAACATCGTGGAACTGGTCCGCCTCGCCCACAACGACGCCTTCCAGGACCACTGGGGGAGCGAGCCGCGCGACCAGGAGTCGTGGCAGTTCACCGTCAGCCATCCCGAGTTCCGCACCGACTGGAGCCTTGCGCTCTTCGACCCGGCCAGGGGGGAGGTGGCGGCCTACCAGCTCGCCAGCTACGACCCCGACTCCCGGCAGCTGCTGGGCCACTCGGAGGGCTACACGGATCTGCTGGGCGTGCGCAGGTCATGGCGTGGCCGGGGCCTGGCGCCGGCACTCCTGGCCGAGGCGATGAAGCGTTACCGGGCGGCCGGCATGGAGAACGCGGGGCTGGGGGTCGACACCGAGAATCCGTCGGGCGCCCTCGGCCTGTACGAACGCATGGGGTACGTGCCGACGCAGCGCGCGATCGTCTTCGACCTGCCGCTCACGGTCCCGGCGGACTGA
- a CDS encoding DNA gyrase/topoisomerase IV subunit A gives MARRQNSAPPEDFTEKIIDIDVKAEMEDSFLEYAYSVIYSRALPDARDGLKPVQRRILYMMADMGLRPDRGHVKSARVVGEVMGKLHPHGDTAIYDAMVRMAQDFSLRLPLIDGHGNFGSLDDGPAAARYTEARLAAAALTLTDHLDEDVVDFVPNYDNQLTQPEVLPAAFPNLLVNGASGIAVGMATNMPPHNLGEVVAAARHLIAHPDASLEDLTRFVPGPDLPSGGKIVGLDGVRDAYATGRGSFKTRATVTVEQLSARRTGLVVTELPYTVGPEKVIERIKDAVTSKKLQGISDIVDLTDRTHGLRLVIELKNGFNPNAVLAQLYRFTPMEDSFGINNVALVDGQPRTLGLRELLQVYVSHRILVVRRRTSYRLQRKRDRLHLVEGLLVAIVDIDEVIQIIRSSDESSAARERLMSIYDLTEIQANYILELRLRQLTRYSRIELEKEQEQLRKDIAGLEAILGSEERLRTLVSDELAALADQFATPRRTVLLESEAAAPLKGSTLPAPAGKGAKAVMPLEIADDPCWVLLSASGQLARTSDREPLGDGQRIKHDAFRSVLPSTARGEVGAVTSAGRMIRLQVMDMPALPPTAGVPNLAGGVPSSEFITLERGESLVGLAPLNGVVALGTAQGVVKRVQPDYPLNRDDWEVITLKPKDRVVGVTSASDRDDLVFITRLAQLLRFPASAVRPQGRTAGGMAGIKLTAGDAVLHFGAVEPGDAQGVVVTVAAAGNALPGTAAGSAKITEFSEYPVKGRATAGVRAHRFLRGEETLSLAWAGHGPARAASANGVARALPTEHGRRDGSGVPLTQQIDAVGPSLAGLIEASAPTVPPATAAGPDGSASGVRIVDGSAPASPTPAGEPDDGQGVLL, from the coding sequence GTGGCCAGGCGCCAGAACTCCGCACCGCCGGAGGATTTCACCGAGAAGATCATCGACATCGATGTCAAAGCCGAGATGGAGGACTCCTTCCTCGAGTACGCGTACTCGGTGATCTATTCGCGTGCCCTCCCGGATGCGCGCGACGGCCTGAAGCCCGTCCAGCGGCGCATCCTGTACATGATGGCCGACATGGGCCTGCGCCCGGACCGCGGCCACGTGAAGTCGGCGCGCGTCGTCGGCGAGGTCATGGGCAAGCTGCACCCGCACGGCGACACCGCCATCTACGACGCCATGGTGCGCATGGCCCAGGACTTCTCCCTGCGCCTGCCCCTCATCGACGGCCACGGCAACTTCGGGTCGCTCGATGACGGCCCCGCGGCCGCCCGGTACACCGAGGCCCGCCTGGCTGCCGCCGCGCTGACCCTGACGGACCATCTCGACGAGGACGTCGTCGACTTCGTCCCCAACTACGACAACCAGCTGACGCAGCCCGAGGTGCTCCCCGCCGCGTTCCCGAACCTCCTCGTCAACGGCGCCAGCGGCATCGCGGTCGGCATGGCGACGAACATGCCGCCTCACAACCTCGGCGAGGTCGTCGCGGCGGCACGCCACCTCATCGCCCACCCGGACGCGTCCCTGGAGGACCTGACCCGCTTCGTCCCCGGGCCGGACCTGCCGAGCGGCGGCAAGATCGTGGGGCTCGACGGCGTGCGCGACGCCTATGCGACCGGCCGCGGGTCCTTCAAGACCCGCGCGACGGTGACCGTCGAGCAGCTCTCGGCGCGGCGCACGGGCCTCGTGGTCACCGAACTGCCCTACACCGTGGGGCCGGAGAAGGTGATCGAGCGGATCAAGGACGCCGTCACGTCCAAGAAGCTGCAGGGCATCTCGGACATCGTGGACCTGACGGACCGGACCCACGGGCTCCGCCTGGTGATCGAACTCAAGAACGGCTTCAACCCGAATGCCGTGCTCGCGCAGCTCTACCGCTTCACGCCGATGGAGGACTCGTTCGGCATCAACAACGTGGCACTCGTGGACGGGCAGCCGCGCACGCTCGGACTCCGTGAGCTCCTGCAGGTCTACGTCTCCCACAGGATCCTCGTGGTGCGCCGCCGCACGTCCTACCGGCTGCAGCGCAAGCGGGACCGCCTGCACCTTGTCGAGGGCCTGCTCGTCGCGATCGTGGACATCGACGAGGTCATCCAGATCATCCGTTCCTCGGACGAGTCCTCCGCCGCCCGCGAGCGGCTGATGTCCATCTACGACCTCACCGAGATCCAGGCCAACTACATCCTCGAGCTCCGCCTGCGTCAGCTCACCCGGTACTCGCGCATCGAGCTGGAGAAGGAACAGGAGCAGCTCCGCAAGGACATCGCCGGGCTGGAGGCCATCCTCGGTTCCGAGGAGCGGCTGCGCACGCTCGTGTCCGACGAACTCGCCGCACTGGCCGACCAGTTCGCGACACCGCGCCGGACCGTGCTGCTGGAGTCCGAGGCCGCCGCACCGCTCAAGGGGTCGACCCTTCCCGCGCCGGCCGGCAAGGGCGCCAAGGCCGTGATGCCGCTCGAGATCGCGGACGACCCCTGCTGGGTGCTCCTGTCGGCGTCCGGGCAGCTCGCGCGCACCTCGGACCGGGAACCGCTGGGCGACGGCCAGCGCATCAAGCACGACGCCTTCCGGTCCGTCCTGCCCTCGACGGCGCGCGGCGAGGTGGGCGCCGTGACCTCCGCCGGGCGGATGATCCGCCTGCAGGTCATGGACATGCCGGCCCTCCCGCCCACGGCCGGGGTGCCGAACCTCGCCGGCGGTGTGCCGTCGTCGGAGTTCATCACCCTCGAACGCGGCGAGAGCCTCGTGGGGCTGGCACCGCTGAACGGCGTGGTGGCCCTCGGGACGGCGCAGGGCGTGGTGAAGCGCGTGCAGCCGGACTACCCGCTGAACCGTGACGACTGGGAGGTGATCACGCTCAAGCCGAAGGACAGGGTGGTGGGTGTGACATCCGCCTCGGACCGGGACGATCTCGTGTTCATCACGCGCCTGGCGCAGCTGCTCCGCTTCCCGGCCTCCGCGGTACGGCCGCAGGGCCGGACCGCCGGCGGCATGGCGGGCATCAAGCTCACGGCCGGCGACGCCGTGCTGCACTTCGGTGCGGTGGAGCCCGGCGACGCGCAGGGCGTGGTGGTGACGGTCGCCGCGGCGGGCAACGCGCTGCCGGGCACGGCTGCCGGGTCCGCGAAGATCACCGAGTTCTCCGAGTACCCGGTCAAGGGCCGGGCCACGGCGGGCGTGCGGGCTCACCGGTTCCTCCGCGGGGAGGAGACGCTGTCGCTCGCGTGGGCCGGCCACGGTCCGGCGCGCGCCGCATCGGCCAACGGTGTGGCCCGGGCGCTGCCCACGGAACACGGGCGGCGCGACGGCTCGGGGGTCCCGCTGACCCAGCAGATCGACGCCGTCGGGCCGAGCCTCGCGGGGCTCATCGAGGCGTCCGCGCCCACCGTGCCTCCGGCCACCGCTGCCGGGCCCGACGGGTCGGCGTCCGGCGTGCGGATCGTCGACGGCTCCGCACCGGCGTCCCCGACACCGGCTGGGGAACCGGACGACGGCCAGGGCGTGCTGCTCTAG
- a CDS encoding bifunctional acetate--CoA ligase family protein/GNAT family N-acetyltransferase yields the protein MATDGQYPEYWEADVVLRDGGTGHLRPISPSDADAVQAFHVRQSQNSIYLRFFTYKAKLSAKELKRFTEVDHRDRVAFVITRGADIIGIGRYDRLDDPLEAEVAFNVSDHHQGRGVGSILLEHLAAAARENGIRRFSAEVLPENRKMITVFAEAGYEVERHFDDGVVMLSFDIDPTRKSQAVMESREHRAEARSMAELLTPSSVAVIGASREWGTVGYALLEHLIDGGFTGRVYAVNPEAFELHGMISHASLAEVPEPVDLAVVAVPHDQVDAVVDECARAGVRGLLVATAGYADDGDEGLARQRALVHKARAHGMRVVGPASLGLVNTDPAVRLNASMAPELPRRGALSLFSQSAGLGVLLYASAHRRGLGVSSVISAGNRADVSGNDAMQFWEDDPTTRAVGLYFESIGNPRKFSRIARRLARTKPVIVAKSDVTGLQLPPGHAVRTTQAPPGALDSMLRQSGVMRVETTEQLMDIAQIVASQPLPLGTGVAVFSNSSALGKVVADGVVSQGMTVARLETGLQLDTGRSVALRALAEAVEDALRAESVHAAIITTLPARGLTADAAAACLQACAERAGKPVVASFTGILDARLQLDGLVSAPASGARAGEATGGTLAAPLEGGAATPDGEGAAGPAERETAAAVLPLQRGLPCFPSPGAALAALGAVVRYAQWRARDHGEFLDPDGVDVDGAARVLGQVRARVADIELTRLTPEECSALMGAYGIRLLPSARFSSVDEAVEQAGRLGWPVALKTMDEHLRHRLDLGGVRLNIDDAESLRRNITRMEKVLAPFGRFGMEVQSMAPSGQACSIRAIEDPLMGPVISFGLAGDSVNLLDDWAHAVPPLSTGDVTDLVRAPRASRKLFGYQGLPPVDVAAVEDLVARVALLKDNHPEIARLDFTPVLVASSGLTVLSAAIDVGNPQRRTDSARRAMRD from the coding sequence ATGGCGACGGACGGACAATACCCGGAATATTGGGAGGCTGATGTCGTCCTGCGCGACGGCGGGACCGGCCACCTGCGCCCCATCTCGCCCTCCGACGCGGACGCCGTGCAGGCCTTCCACGTCCGCCAGTCGCAGAACTCCATCTACCTCCGGTTCTTCACCTACAAGGCCAAGCTCAGCGCGAAGGAGCTCAAACGCTTCACCGAGGTGGACCACCGGGACCGCGTGGCCTTCGTCATCACGCGGGGTGCCGACATCATCGGGATCGGCCGCTACGACCGCCTCGACGACCCGCTCGAGGCCGAGGTCGCCTTCAACGTCTCCGACCACCACCAGGGCCGCGGCGTCGGCTCCATCCTCCTCGAACACCTGGCCGCGGCCGCCCGCGAGAACGGCATCCGCCGCTTCTCCGCCGAGGTCCTCCCCGAGAACCGCAAGATGATCACGGTCTTCGCCGAGGCCGGCTACGAGGTGGAACGGCACTTCGACGACGGCGTCGTGATGCTGAGCTTCGACATCGACCCCACGCGGAAGTCGCAGGCCGTGATGGAGTCCCGGGAGCACCGTGCGGAGGCGAGGAGCATGGCGGAGCTCCTCACGCCCTCGTCGGTCGCCGTGATCGGCGCGAGCCGCGAATGGGGGACCGTCGGGTACGCGCTCCTGGAACACCTCATCGACGGCGGCTTCACCGGCCGCGTGTACGCCGTCAACCCGGAGGCCTTCGAGCTGCACGGCATGATCTCGCACGCCTCCCTGGCGGAGGTCCCTGAGCCCGTGGATCTCGCCGTCGTCGCCGTGCCCCACGACCAGGTGGATGCCGTGGTGGACGAATGCGCCCGGGCCGGCGTCAGGGGACTCCTCGTGGCGACCGCCGGCTACGCCGACGACGGCGACGAGGGCCTCGCGCGGCAGCGCGCCCTCGTGCACAAGGCCAGGGCGCACGGCATGCGCGTCGTTGGTCCGGCGTCGCTCGGCCTCGTGAACACCGACCCGGCGGTCCGGCTCAACGCCTCGATGGCCCCCGAGCTCCCGCGCCGGGGCGCCCTGTCGCTCTTCAGCCAGTCGGCAGGCCTCGGCGTGCTCCTCTACGCGAGCGCCCACCGCCGCGGGCTCGGCGTGTCCTCCGTGATCTCGGCGGGCAACCGCGCGGACGTGTCCGGGAACGACGCCATGCAGTTCTGGGAGGACGACCCGACCACCCGCGCCGTCGGGCTGTACTTCGAATCGATCGGCAACCCGCGGAAGTTCTCGCGCATCGCCCGCCGCCTCGCGCGCACGAAGCCCGTGATCGTCGCGAAGTCCGACGTCACGGGACTGCAGCTCCCGCCGGGCCACGCCGTACGGACCACCCAGGCACCGCCCGGCGCCCTCGACTCCATGCTCCGGCAATCCGGTGTGATGCGGGTGGAGACGACGGAACAGCTGATGGACATCGCGCAGATCGTCGCCAGCCAGCCCCTGCCCCTGGGCACCGGCGTCGCCGTGTTCAGCAACTCGTCCGCCCTCGGGAAGGTGGTGGCCGACGGCGTGGTCTCGCAGGGCATGACCGTCGCCCGGCTGGAGACCGGCCTGCAGCTCGACACCGGCCGGTCCGTCGCCCTGCGGGCCCTCGCCGAGGCCGTGGAGGACGCACTGCGCGCGGAGTCGGTCCACGCGGCGATCATCACCACGCTGCCGGCCCGGGGACTCACCGCCGACGCCGCCGCCGCCTGCCTGCAGGCATGTGCGGAGCGGGCGGGCAAGCCGGTCGTCGCGTCCTTCACGGGGATCCTGGACGCCCGGCTGCAGCTGGACGGGCTCGTCTCCGCGCCGGCGTCGGGCGCCCGCGCGGGTGAGGCGACGGGCGGCACCCTCGCAGCGCCGCTCGAGGGCGGTGCCGCGACCCCGGACGGGGAGGGGGCCGCAGGGCCGGCCGAACGGGAGACCGCCGCCGCCGTCCTGCCCCTGCAGCGCGGTCTGCCGTGCTTCCCGAGCCCGGGTGCCGCGCTCGCCGCGCTGGGCGCCGTCGTCCGGTACGCGCAGTGGCGTGCCCGCGATCACGGCGAGTTCCTGGACCCGGACGGTGTCGACGTCGACGGGGCCGCCCGTGTCCTCGGACAGGTCCGGGCGCGGGTCGCGGACATCGAACTCACGCGGCTCACGCCGGAGGAGTGCTCGGCACTGATGGGCGCCTACGGCATCCGGCTCCTGCCGTCGGCCCGCTTCTCCTCCGTGGACGAGGCGGTCGAGCAGGCCGGACGCCTGGGCTGGCCGGTGGCGCTGAAGACCATGGACGAGCACCTTCGGCACCGCCTCGACCTGGGCGGCGTCCGGCTGAACATCGACGACGCCGAGTCCCTGCGCCGCAACATCACCCGGATGGAGAAGGTGCTGGCGCCCTTCGGCCGGTTCGGCATGGAGGTGCAGTCCATGGCGCCCTCCGGCCAGGCCTGCAGCATCCGGGCCATCGAGGACCCGCTGATGGGACCCGTGATCTCCTTCGGCCTCGCCGGCGACTCCGTCAACCTCCTCGACGACTGGGCGCACGCCGTCCCGCCGCTGAGCACCGGCGACGTCACGGACCTCGTGCGGGCGCCGCGCGCCTCGCGCAAGCTGTTCGGCTACCAGGGCCTCCCGCCCGTGGATGTCGCGGCGGTCGAGGACCTCGTGGCCCGGGTGGCCCTGCTGAAGGACAACCACCCCGAGATCGCGCGCCTCGACTTCACCCCGGTGCTCGTCGCGTCCTCGGGCCTCACGGTGCTCAGTGCCGCGATCGACGTCGGGAACCCGCAGCGGCGGACCGACAGCGCCCGCCGCGCCATGCGCGACTGA
- a CDS encoding DUF5998 family protein, with amino-acid sequence MTPSLSAQWRDLDASLERAGFYPRLVADVVHDALDGREPLSHVAHLETHFERTEVHRHITVLVLTEDMLVITHVDDQQLDDAGEQVMAQISTESVPVSQIRSVVLSYLYAQPQDYKPSDPVREMTLAIAWSGGQRLDIGPASCGDPQCDADHGLTGTVAQEDIVLRVSAEADGAQAVQNAKAFARALRKANTASPAAGGYVVAPDVTARRQPGFGARFSRAHHQQ; translated from the coding sequence ATGACCCCATCGCTTTCCGCCCAGTGGCGTGACCTCGATGCATCGCTCGAGCGGGCGGGCTTCTACCCGCGACTCGTGGCCGACGTCGTCCACGACGCGCTCGACGGGCGTGAGCCGCTCTCCCACGTCGCGCATCTCGAGACGCACTTCGAGCGCACCGAGGTGCACCGGCACATCACCGTGCTCGTGCTCACGGAGGACATGCTCGTGATCACCCACGTGGACGACCAGCAGCTCGACGACGCCGGCGAGCAGGTCATGGCGCAGATCTCCACCGAGTCCGTCCCCGTCAGCCAGATCAGGTCGGTGGTCCTCAGCTACCTCTACGCGCAGCCGCAGGACTACAAGCCGAGCGACCCGGTCCGGGAGATGACGCTCGCGATCGCCTGGTCCGGCGGGCAGCGGCTCGACATCGGCCCCGCGAGCTGCGGCGATCCCCAGTGCGACGCCGACCACGGGCTCACCGGCACCGTCGCGCAGGAGGACATCGTGCTGCGCGTCAGCGCCGAGGCGGACGGCGCGCAGGCCGTGCAGAACGCGAAGGCGTTCGCGCGCGCCCTCCGGAAGGCCAACACGGCCAGCCCGGCCGCCGGCGGGTACGTCGTCGCGCCGGACGTCACGGCACGCCGCCAGCCCGGCTTCGGCGCGCGGTTCAGCCGGGCGCACCACCAGCAGTAG
- a CDS encoding alkaline phosphatase family protein codes for MAFTHQEPLPAPPLYGASSVADVMTSAAAALGVDGFTNTLALPAARRVVVVMVDGLGMPLLRRYAAHAPYLRESLDSARILSSAFPSTTAASLASLGTGLPPGQHGMVGYDVLDPAQDRVVNMLGRWDAAVDPLTWQPHPTVFERVSAHLPVVTVSQPRFEDSPMTRAALRGAAFVGAGTIQARINAAAEHLATAPAMLLYFYVNDLDKAGHRYGVDSPEWVRALEDLDAALRLLARRVPSDTLLLLTADHGMVDVPPSQRIDYSDHAELLDGVAHTGGEPRMLHLYLDPALTADDRDALALRWNEAFGRRAWVLTREEAVAGGYFGAVSDAVLPRIGDLLVLAREGIALIDGRRVDPGAFEMVGQHGSLTRAERDIPLLILAKPEGAKRRGSGKGARRG; via the coding sequence ATGGCTTTCACGCACCAGGAGCCCCTCCCGGCTCCGCCCCTCTACGGTGCCTCCAGCGTGGCCGACGTGATGACCAGCGCGGCCGCGGCGCTCGGCGTCGACGGGTTCACCAACACTCTGGCGCTACCGGCCGCCCGCCGCGTCGTCGTGGTCATGGTCGACGGCCTCGGCATGCCGCTGCTGCGCCGGTACGCCGCCCACGCGCCCTACCTGCGGGAGAGCCTCGACTCCGCCCGCATCCTCTCCTCGGCCTTCCCCTCCACGACGGCCGCATCGCTCGCCAGCCTCGGCACCGGGCTGCCGCCCGGGCAGCACGGCATGGTGGGCTACGACGTCCTCGATCCCGCCCAGGACCGCGTGGTCAACATGCTGGGACGCTGGGACGCCGCCGTCGACCCGCTCACCTGGCAGCCCCACCCGACGGTCTTCGAGAGGGTCTCCGCCCACCTCCCGGTGGTCACCGTCAGCCAGCCGCGCTTCGAGGACTCCCCGATGACGCGGGCCGCACTGCGCGGCGCGGCCTTCGTGGGAGCCGGCACCATCCAGGCACGGATCAACGCCGCGGCGGAGCACCTGGCGACGGCCCCCGCCATGCTCCTGTACTTCTACGTCAACGACCTCGATAAGGCCGGGCACCGGTACGGCGTCGACTCCCCGGAGTGGGTGCGCGCACTGGAGGACCTGGACGCCGCGCTGAGGCTCCTGGCCCGCAGGGTACCGTCCGACACGCTCCTGCTGCTCACCGCCGACCACGGCATGGTGGACGTCCCGCCGTCCCAGCGCATCGACTACTCGGACCACGCGGAGCTCCTCGACGGCGTGGCGCACACCGGAGGCGAGCCGCGCATGCTCCACCTCTACCTCGACCCCGCGCTCACCGCGGACGACCGGGATGCGCTGGCCCTGCGCTGGAACGAGGCCTTCGGTCGTCGCGCCTGGGTGCTGACCCGCGAGGAGGCCGTCGCCGGGGGCTACTTCGGGGCGGTGAGCGACGCCGTCCTGCCGCGCATCGGGGACCTGCTCGTCCTGGCACGCGAGGGGATCGCCCTCATCGACGGGCGGCGCGTTGACCCGGGGGCGTTCGAGATGGTCGGGCAGCACGGCTCCCTCACCCGGGCCGAGCGCGACATCCCGCTGCTGATCCTGGCGAAGCCCGAGGGCGCCAAGCGCCGGGGG